A single genomic interval of Pelagerythrobacter marensis harbors:
- a CDS encoding DUF475 domain-containing protein: MATLLRFYKFSFVFTLICLGLGVWYGWASTGNVGATASLLWIIVVLSVLEVSLSFDNAVVNASVLKEMDEVWQRRFLTWGIAFAVFGMRVVFPLAIVAIAAGLGPVETLNLSLNDPERYEEIVSSAHVGIAGFGGAFLAMVGLKFFFDLDKDVHWIRIVELQLARFAALPAAEIALLLLVMWGISTMLPPADALTFLVAGILGLVTFIAVEGVNTILEMRAEAARLQGAVIRSGLGGFLYLNVLDASFSFDGVIGAFALSNNMIVIALGLSIGAMFVRSMTIHLVKQGTLAHYRFLEHGAFWAIIVLGMIMLFSAVAHIPETITGLIGAILIGLSFWWSVRHNRSQALSAPGPDNAPVG; this comes from the coding sequence ATGGCCACGCTGCTTCGCTTCTACAAGTTCTCGTTCGTCTTCACGCTGATTTGTCTCGGACTGGGGGTCTGGTACGGTTGGGCCAGCACCGGCAACGTTGGCGCCACGGCATCGCTGCTGTGGATCATCGTCGTGCTTTCGGTGCTCGAGGTGTCGCTCAGCTTCGACAACGCCGTGGTCAATGCCTCGGTGCTGAAGGAAATGGACGAAGTCTGGCAACGCCGCTTCCTGACCTGGGGCATCGCCTTCGCCGTTTTCGGCATGCGTGTGGTCTTTCCGCTGGCGATCGTGGCGATCGCGGCCGGCCTCGGCCCCGTCGAAACGCTGAACCTCTCGCTCAACGATCCTGAGCGCTACGAGGAGATCGTCAGTTCTGCCCATGTCGGCATTGCCGGCTTCGGCGGTGCCTTTCTTGCCATGGTCGGGCTCAAGTTCTTTTTCGACCTGGACAAGGACGTGCACTGGATCCGCATCGTCGAATTGCAGCTCGCGCGCTTCGCCGCGCTTCCTGCGGCGGAAATCGCTCTGCTGCTGCTCGTCATGTGGGGTATCTCCACCATGCTTCCGCCTGCCGATGCACTGACATTCCTCGTCGCCGGAATACTGGGCCTGGTCACATTCATCGCGGTCGAAGGGGTCAACACGATCCTGGAGATGCGGGCGGAAGCCGCGCGCCTCCAGGGCGCCGTGATCCGCAGCGGTCTGGGCGGGTTCCTCTACCTCAACGTGCTCGACGCATCGTTCAGTTTCGACGGGGTGATCGGCGCCTTTGCCCTGTCGAACAATATGATCGTCATTGCCCTCGGGCTTTCCATCGGTGCGATGTTCGTGCGTTCGATGACCATTCACCTCGTCAAGCAGGGGACTCTGGCGCACTATCGCTTCCTCGAACACGGTGCCTTCTGGGCGATCATCGTTCTGGGCATGATCATGCTGTTCTCGGCAGTCGCGCATATTCCCGAGACGATCACCGGCCTGATCGGGGCGATCCTGATCGGGCTGTCATTCTGGTGGTCGGTGCGCCACAACCGGAGCCAGGCGCTCAGCGCTCCGGGCCCGGATAACGCGCCAGTCGGGTAG
- a CDS encoding sodium-dependent transporter: protein MVATAGAQVGEQGWSSRTAFILAAVGAAVGLGNIWRFPTLAGENGGGAFVLVYLVCVLLIGLPLMLSEFVVGRAGQSDAIGSVRRVADESRVSRRWSIFGGIEILAGFLILSFYSVVAGWVLYYIWLSGGDFLGNLFAGEALRGAFSGIGQEAVSGMMGDLFASPGRLILVHALFMAATIAIVASGVHDGIEKAATWLMPAFFFLLLGITVYGAFTGDFARALTFMFTPDFSKLTAPVMNEALGQAFFSLSLASGALVTYGAYVARDVNLGPTAATISLADTAVAMIAGLMIFPIVFAVGLDPSAGPALIFQSLPVAFQTMPGGSLIGLLFFVLIFFAALTSSISLLEGPTAWAIDRFGLRRPVAAVILGLGAFVIGIACALGYNVWADVRPLGFWNIFAETDILDTIDGFTGKLMLPLAGLLLSIFVGWKADRRLVEAQSGLSGGLFVLWRFLVAWLCPIAVALILLFGLFPQLLV from the coding sequence ATGGTTGCAACCGCGGGTGCGCAAGTGGGTGAGCAGGGCTGGTCCTCGCGCACGGCGTTCATTCTGGCAGCGGTCGGGGCCGCCGTCGGGCTTGGCAATATCTGGCGGTTTCCGACACTTGCGGGCGAAAACGGCGGCGGCGCCTTCGTGCTGGTCTATCTCGTGTGCGTGCTGCTGATCGGATTGCCGTTGATGCTTTCCGAGTTCGTGGTGGGTCGCGCCGGGCAGTCCGACGCGATCGGTTCGGTCAGGCGCGTTGCCGACGAATCGCGCGTTTCGCGGCGCTGGAGCATCTTCGGCGGGATCGAGATCCTCGCCGGCTTTCTGATTCTGTCGTTCTATTCGGTCGTCGCGGGCTGGGTGCTCTATTACATCTGGCTGTCGGGCGGCGACTTCTTGGGCAATCTCTTCGCGGGCGAGGCGCTGCGCGGCGCCTTCTCCGGCATCGGGCAGGAAGCGGTCAGCGGAATGATGGGCGACCTTTTCGCCAGCCCGGGCCGGCTTATCCTGGTCCACGCCCTGTTCATGGCCGCGACGATCGCCATTGTCGCCAGCGGGGTGCACGACGGCATCGAGAAGGCAGCCACATGGTTGATGCCGGCCTTCTTCTTCCTGCTTCTGGGAATCACTGTTTATGGTGCGTTCACCGGCGACTTCGCCCGGGCGCTGACTTTCATGTTCACCCCGGATTTCTCCAAACTGACGGCGCCGGTGATGAACGAAGCGCTTGGGCAGGCGTTCTTCTCGCTCAGCCTGGCATCGGGAGCGCTGGTTACCTACGGCGCCTATGTCGCGCGCGATGTGAACCTCGGCCCGACGGCCGCCACTATCAGTCTTGCGGACACTGCCGTGGCAATGATCGCCGGACTGATGATCTTCCCTATCGTCTTCGCGGTCGGTCTCGATCCTTCGGCTGGGCCGGCGCTCATCTTTCAGTCGTTGCCGGTTGCCTTCCAGACGATGCCCGGCGGCTCCCTCATCGGGCTGTTGTTCTTCGTTCTCATCTTCTTTGCCGCGCTGACCAGCTCGATTTCGCTGCTGGAAGGCCCGACGGCCTGGGCGATCGACCGTTTCGGCCTGCGCCGCCCGGTCGCTGCGGTCATTCTCGGCCTCGGCGCCTTCGTGATCGGGATCGCCTGCGCACTCGGGTACAACGTGTGGGCCGACGTGCGGCCGCTGGGCTTCTGGAATATTTTCGCGGAGACCGACATTCTCGACACGATCGACGGCTTTACCGGCAAGCTGATGCTGCCGCTCGCCGGACTTCTGCTGTCGATTTTCGTCGGCTGGAAGGCAGACAGGCGCCTGGTGGAGGCCCAAAGCGGCCTGAGCGGCGGCCTGTTCGTCCTGTGGCGCTTTCTCGTGGCATGGCTGTGCCCCATCGCCGTCGCCCTGATCCTGCTCTTCGGCCTGTTCCCTCAGCTTCTCGTCTGA
- the murI gene encoding glutamate racemase — MDVSPHSPILLFDSGVGGLSVLKETRRALPDAPVIYAADLAGLPYGTKSEAEVAARVCGLLGRMAERWQPRLICIACNTASTIALGMVREVLEIPVVGTVPAIKPAAALTRSGVIGLLGTEATIRQAYVDNLEAEFAAGKILLRHAAPELVDAAEAKLRGARIDPTAIASATAGLRSQAEGARIDTVVLACTHFPLLHEELQAAFGPDTVLVDGAEGIARRIAHLVAGSAPVRSQPDRAVTTGPLDSLHRLAPAFRALGIERLERF; from the coding sequence TTGGACGTTTCTCCACACTCTCCCATCCTGCTGTTCGATTCCGGCGTGGGCGGCCTCAGCGTTCTCAAGGAAACGCGCCGTGCCCTGCCCGATGCGCCGGTCATCTATGCTGCCGATCTGGCCGGCTTGCCCTATGGCACGAAGAGCGAAGCGGAGGTTGCCGCGCGGGTTTGTGGGCTGCTCGGGCGCATGGCCGAACGCTGGCAACCGCGGCTGATCTGCATCGCCTGCAACACCGCCAGCACGATCGCGCTGGGCATGGTGCGCGAAGTGCTGGAAATACCCGTCGTCGGCACTGTCCCCGCAATCAAGCCGGCGGCGGCGCTGACGCGAAGCGGAGTGATCGGCCTCCTCGGCACCGAAGCGACGATCCGCCAGGCCTATGTCGACAACCTGGAAGCGGAATTCGCCGCCGGAAAGATCCTGCTGCGCCATGCGGCACCCGAACTGGTCGATGCCGCCGAGGCAAAGCTGCGCGGAGCGCGGATCGATCCCACGGCGATCGCTTCGGCCACCGCCGGCCTGCGCAGCCAGGCAGAAGGCGCGCGGATCGATACGGTAGTGTTGGCCTGCACGCATTTTCCTCTGCTGCACGAGGAGCTGCAAGCGGCATTCGGCCCGGATACCGTCCTCGTCGACGGGGCCGAAGGCATCGCGCGGCGGATCGCCCATCTCGTCGCCGGCAGTGCGCCTGTGCGCAGCCAGCCCGATCGCGCTGTGACCACGGGGCCTCTCGATTCGTTGCACCGGCTGGCGCCGGCTTTCCGCGCGCTCGGGATCGAACGGCTGGAACGGTTCTAA
- a CDS encoding tetratricopeptide repeat protein — MARKIAILLLAIAVVACAEAEPRQPPLIAARALLDRGDGLGGEIALRRLLAEGTPREELAAYLGEAELLQGDMRSARTWLDLGDFSAETRGHGFRMLGRLEMAEGNLAAAGAAFDRALQSAPDDPELWVDIGRLRYLGGEQVQAVDASERAVELGPQNAAALAFRGQLVRDAHGMEAALPWFEAALAIAPDDADVLADYAATLGELGRAREMLAVVRKLAAAAPRDPRAPLFQAVLAARAGEFGLAHDILGRRGDPRRTSAAGALMAAVADLEAGNHASAAQTFDRLLRAQPDNRRLRQLLVRALHLAGNDRELVYRFGEEARAASADRYLVQMVGRAYEALGEREMAAPFLERAARKSGTGMAPLRSAIPLDLAETRGAATGSEARALVRASIAAGRLDAAIAGAEAFRNRARGSADALGLAGDAYLAAGQPQRALERYRSAAEIRRPWPLTRRMLAALSTIGNRTEAEWLIASQLASEPANREALAMAAEMAFDAGRTARGEALLDRALILGGSRDPGLLALAVEAALRTGAREEAEQLAMQAYRLQRRNPAAGRALFQALRAAGKRVAAETVQSDL, encoded by the coding sequence ATGGCACGCAAGATCGCCATCCTGCTGCTTGCCATCGCGGTTGTCGCCTGCGCGGAAGCCGAACCGCGACAGCCGCCCTTGATCGCCGCGCGCGCTCTGCTGGACCGGGGCGACGGGCTGGGCGGCGAGATCGCCCTGCGCCGCCTCCTCGCGGAAGGCACGCCGCGGGAGGAACTGGCAGCCTATTTGGGGGAGGCGGAGCTGTTGCAGGGCGACATGCGCTCCGCCCGCACATGGCTGGATTTGGGCGACTTCTCGGCCGAAACCCGGGGCCACGGTTTTCGCATGTTGGGCCGGCTGGAGATGGCCGAGGGGAACCTTGCCGCTGCCGGCGCAGCGTTCGATCGCGCCCTGCAAAGCGCGCCCGACGATCCCGAGCTGTGGGTCGATATCGGGCGCCTCCGCTATCTCGGCGGCGAGCAGGTTCAGGCCGTCGACGCAAGCGAGCGGGCGGTCGAGCTGGGCCCGCAGAATGCCGCCGCGCTGGCGTTCAGAGGGCAACTGGTGCGCGATGCCCACGGCATGGAGGCGGCCTTGCCCTGGTTCGAGGCGGCGCTGGCGATCGCCCCGGACGATGCTGACGTGCTGGCCGACTATGCGGCCACGCTTGGGGAACTGGGGCGAGCGCGCGAGATGCTGGCTGTCGTGCGCAAGCTTGCCGCGGCTGCACCGCGCGATCCGCGGGCTCCCCTGTTCCAGGCCGTGCTCGCGGCGCGCGCAGGAGAGTTCGGACTGGCGCACGATATTCTCGGGCGAAGGGGCGATCCGCGGCGGACGAGTGCGGCGGGAGCATTGATGGCCGCGGTTGCGGATCTGGAAGCGGGCAATCACGCCAGCGCGGCCCAGACATTCGATCGCCTCCTGCGCGCGCAACCCGATAATCGCCGTCTCCGCCAACTACTCGTGCGTGCGCTTCATCTGGCGGGGAACGATCGCGAGCTGGTCTATCGTTTCGGCGAAGAGGCCCGTGCCGCAAGCGCCGACCGATATCTCGTCCAGATGGTCGGCAGAGCTTACGAGGCACTGGGGGAACGGGAGATGGCAGCGCCATTCCTGGAACGGGCGGCGCGGAAAAGCGGAACCGGAATGGCGCCACTGCGATCCGCGATCCCGCTGGACCTGGCGGAGACGCGGGGCGCCGCCACCGGCAGCGAAGCACGGGCGCTGGTGCGCGCATCGATCGCTGCCGGTCGCCTGGATGCGGCGATCGCGGGTGCGGAAGCTTTTCGCAATCGGGCCAGGGGATCGGCCGATGCCCTGGGCCTGGCGGGGGACGCCTATCTGGCCGCCGGCCAGCCACAAAGGGCGCTCGAACGATATCGTTCCGCTGCGGAGATTCGCCGGCCGTGGCCGCTGACGCGCCGCATGCTGGCTGCCCTGTCCACCATCGGAAACCGGACCGAGGCGGAATGGCTGATCGCTAGCCAGCTGGCCAGCGAACCGGCCAACCGGGAGGCGCTTGCAATGGCGGCGGAGATGGCTTTCGACGCCGGTCGCACGGCGCGGGGCGAGGCTTTGCTCGACCGTGCGCTGATCCTTGGCGGATCGCGCGACCCCGGCCTTCTTGCCCTCGCTGTGGAAGCCGCCCTTCGCACCGGCGCGCGGGAGGAGGCCGAGCAACTTGCCATGCAGGCCTATCGCCTCCAGCGGAGGAATCCGGCGGCCGGACGAGCGCTTTTCCAGGCCTTGCGAGCCGCGGGGAAGCGTGTGGCGGCGGAAACCGTTCAGTCGGATCTCTGA
- a CDS encoding bile acid:sodium symporter family protein codes for MTIALATVLPATGVGREIAQGISNLAIFLLFFLNGLRLSRADVLRGLGHGRFLLPLAAWCFGAMAAAGMALSHLADARLPEEIAIGFLFLGTLASTVQSATAYSSLAGGNVAASVVAAALLNILGVFLTAPLFALLGGFAAAEVGVGALGKILALLVLPFVLGQALQGVGRAFVARHASVVTWMDRLAIAIAVYVAFSAAVEQGIWQTLSIAQWAVVSVFLAAMLAFAFGGGWHLARLLRLDRPMRISFMFAGAHKSVVSGAPIALILFGAERAGLILVPLLAYHLLQLIVSAPLATRLARYPGPER; via the coding sequence GTGACGATCGCGCTGGCCACGGTCCTGCCGGCAACCGGTGTGGGCCGGGAGATCGCTCAGGGTATTTCCAACCTCGCGATCTTCCTGCTCTTCTTCCTCAACGGATTGCGGCTTTCGCGGGCCGACGTTCTGCGCGGTCTCGGGCATGGCCGCTTTCTGCTTCCCCTTGCCGCCTGGTGCTTCGGGGCAATGGCCGCGGCGGGGATGGCCCTTTCGCACCTGGCCGACGCCCGGCTGCCCGAGGAGATCGCGATCGGCTTTCTCTTCCTGGGCACTCTTGCGTCGACGGTGCAGTCGGCAACGGCCTATTCGTCGTTGGCGGGCGGCAATGTGGCGGCGTCGGTCGTTGCCGCCGCGCTGCTCAACATTCTCGGCGTATTCCTCACCGCGCCTCTGTTCGCGTTGCTCGGCGGGTTCGCGGCGGCGGAGGTGGGTGTCGGCGCTCTCGGCAAGATCCTCGCATTGCTGGTGCTGCCGTTCGTCCTCGGACAGGCCCTGCAGGGCGTGGGGCGGGCCTTTGTCGCCAGACATGCGTCGGTGGTAACCTGGATGGACCGGCTGGCGATTGCCATCGCGGTCTACGTGGCGTTTTCCGCCGCCGTCGAGCAGGGCATCTGGCAGACCTTGTCGATTGCTCAGTGGGCTGTCGTTTCGGTCTTTCTGGCGGCGATGCTGGCATTCGCCTTCGGCGGAGGGTGGCATCTGGCCCGGCTTCTCAGGCTCGACCGGCCGATGCGAATCTCTTTCATGTTCGCGGGCGCGCACAAGAGCGTGGTCAGCGGAGCGCCGATTGCGCTGATCCTGTTCGGGGCGGAACGTGCGGGCCTGATCCTGGTGCCGCTGCTCGCCTATCATCTGCTCCAGCTGATCGTCTCGGCGCCGCTGGCTACCCGACTGGCGCGTTATCCGGGCCCGGAGCGCTGA
- the hemA gene encoding 5-aminolevulinate synthase, with amino-acid sequence MNYDQIFDQAIDRLHSEGRYRVFIDILRNKGAYPNARCFAGHNGPKPITVWCSNDYLAMGQHPKVVEAMETALHDVGAGSGGTRNIGGNTHFHIELERELADLHGKEGALLFTSGYVSNDATLSTLAKLLPGCVIFSDELNHASMIAGIRNSGCEKRVFRHNDIEHLEELLAAEDLETPKVVAFESVYSMDGDVAPIHAICDLAEKYNALTYIDEVHAVGMYGKRGGGISERDEAAQRIDIIEGTLGKAFGVMGGYIAADTKVIDCIRSYAPGFIFTTSLSPVLVAGVLAAVRHLKDSSEEREAQQANAAMLKAKFSAAGLPVMPSETHIVPLMVGDPVRAKKISDILLAEYGAYVQPINFPTVPRGTERLRFTPGPAHTEAMMDELTGALVEIWDRLELELARAA; translated from the coding sequence ATGAACTACGACCAGATCTTCGACCAGGCGATCGATCGCCTGCATTCCGAAGGCCGCTATCGCGTCTTCATCGATATTCTGCGCAACAAGGGCGCCTATCCCAACGCACGCTGCTTCGCCGGGCACAATGGACCGAAGCCGATCACCGTCTGGTGTTCGAACGACTACCTGGCCATGGGACAGCATCCCAAAGTGGTCGAGGCGATGGAAACCGCGCTGCACGATGTCGGCGCGGGTAGCGGCGGCACCCGCAATATCGGCGGCAATACGCATTTTCATATCGAGCTGGAGCGCGAGCTGGCCGACCTTCACGGCAAGGAAGGGGCTTTGCTCTTCACCAGCGGCTACGTCTCCAACGACGCGACGCTCTCCACGCTCGCCAAGCTCCTGCCGGGTTGCGTGATCTTCTCCGACGAGCTGAACCATGCGAGCATGATCGCCGGGATCCGCAACTCGGGTTGCGAGAAGCGTGTTTTCCGCCACAACGATATCGAGCATCTCGAAGAATTGCTGGCGGCGGAAGATCTCGAAACGCCCAAGGTCGTCGCGTTCGAGAGCGTCTATTCGATGGACGGCGACGTCGCGCCGATCCACGCGATCTGCGACCTTGCCGAAAAGTACAACGCCCTGACCTATATCGACGAAGTTCACGCGGTCGGCATGTACGGCAAGCGGGGCGGCGGCATTTCGGAGCGCGACGAGGCAGCGCAGCGGATCGATATCATCGAAGGCACGCTGGGCAAGGCGTTCGGCGTGATGGGCGGTTACATCGCGGCCGACACCAAAGTCATCGACTGCATCCGTTCCTACGCCCCCGGGTTCATCTTTACGACTTCGCTCAGCCCCGTCCTGGTTGCCGGCGTGCTGGCCGCCGTCCGCCACCTGAAGGATTCGAGCGAGGAGCGCGAGGCGCAGCAGGCCAATGCGGCCATGCTCAAGGCCAAGTTCTCGGCCGCCGGGCTTCCCGTCATGCCCAGCGAGACGCATATCGTGCCGCTGATGGTGGGCGACCCGGTGCGGGCGAAGAAGATCAGCGATATCCTGCTGGCCGAATATGGCGCATACGTGCAGCCGATCAATTTTCCGACCGTGCCGCGCGGGACGGAGCGTCTGCGCTTCACCCCCGGCCCTGCCCATACCGAAGCGATGATGGACGAACTGACCGGCGCTCTGGTCGAGATCTGGGATCGTCTGGAACTGGAGCTGGCTCGCGCCGCCTGA
- a CDS encoding extensin family protein, translating to MPDRRSAIARHIGRLRGDLRVLALLILAGLVLAARGWLADHPHHNPWAPLDLNDPQGWATQAKLRSLREDIGECRAVLERSGVAFRALDARGEGACHRPDRTLIGSLPLAPRVPPTTCPVGVGLELWLRDVVQPAARSHFGAEVDRVEHLGAYSCRRLYGRAEGRWSEHATGNAIDIGAFVLTDGRRIAVLDDWSGEGDEARFLRDVRDGACPLFATVLSPEYNAAHADHFHFDQSGRYTGLCR from the coding sequence TTGCCTGATCGGCGGTCGGCCATCGCGCGCCATATCGGGCGCTTGCGCGGCGACCTTCGTGTTCTGGCGCTGCTGATCCTGGCCGGCCTCGTGCTGGCGGCGCGCGGGTGGCTGGCCGATCATCCGCACCATAATCCCTGGGCTCCGCTCGATCTGAACGATCCGCAGGGGTGGGCCACCCAAGCCAAGCTTCGCTCGCTGCGAGAGGACATCGGCGAATGCAGGGCGGTTCTCGAGCGGAGCGGGGTGGCTTTCCGCGCGCTCGACGCGCGCGGGGAGGGGGCCTGTCACCGGCCCGACCGCACCCTGATCGGCAGTCTCCCCCTTGCGCCGCGGGTTCCGCCGACCACTTGCCCGGTCGGAGTCGGCCTCGAACTATGGTTGCGCGATGTCGTGCAGCCGGCGGCGCGAAGCCATTTCGGCGCCGAAGTCGACCGCGTCGAGCACCTGGGGGCTTACAGCTGCCGGAGGCTCTATGGCCGCGCGGAAGGACGCTGGAGCGAGCACGCGACCGGCAACGCCATCGACATCGGCGCGTTCGTCCTGACCGACGGGAGGAGAATCGCCGTGCTGGACGACTGGTCGGGCGAGGGCGACGAGGCGCGCTTCCTGCGCGACGTTCGCGATGGCGCCTGCCCGCTGTTCGCAACGGTTCTTTCGCCCGAATACAATGCCGCCCATGCCGATCATTTTCACTTCGACCAATCCGGCCGCTACACGGGCCTGTGTCGATAA
- the prsR gene encoding PEP-CTERM-box response regulator transcription factor, which translates to MPKDRPRLLIVEDDQGLQAQLKWAYDDFDIVCAGDRESAIAALRAEEPAVVTLDLGLPPDPDGVSEGFALLDAIMELKPDTKVIVASGHGARESALAAIARGAYDFYGKPVDIDELGLIVRRAYKLWQIERENARLSLRAGEDKTVLGGLITAAPEMLKVARTIERVANTGVSVMLLGASGTGKELLARGLHEASDRAEGRFVAINCAAIPETLLEAELFGHEKGAFTGAVKATEGKIEQAHGGTLFLDEVGDIPLALQVKLLRFLQERQIERIGGRKTIDVDTRIVCATHQDLEAMIGEGRFREDLFYRLAEIVVKIPALAERTGDAALLARAFVKRFAAEMNPSIRGFAPDAIAAIDSWHWPGNVRELENRVKRAVIMADSKLIGAADLDLEDALEEGERSLNLKSARERSDRRVIRHALARSDGNISHAAKLLGISRPTLYDLLKHHDLQN; encoded by the coding sequence ATGCCGAAGGACAGACCCCGGCTGCTGATCGTAGAAGACGATCAGGGCCTGCAAGCGCAACTGAAATGGGCTTACGACGATTTCGATATCGTATGCGCCGGCGATCGCGAATCGGCGATCGCCGCACTGCGTGCGGAAGAGCCGGCGGTCGTGACGCTCGATCTCGGCCTTCCGCCGGACCCGGACGGGGTCAGCGAGGGGTTCGCGCTGCTCGATGCGATCATGGAGCTGAAGCCCGATACCAAAGTGATCGTCGCTTCGGGGCACGGCGCGCGCGAAAGCGCCCTCGCCGCGATCGCGCGCGGTGCCTACGACTTTTACGGCAAGCCGGTGGATATCGACGAACTCGGCCTGATCGTACGGCGCGCCTATAAATTGTGGCAGATCGAGCGCGAGAACGCGCGTCTTTCGCTCCGTGCGGGGGAAGACAAGACGGTGCTCGGCGGATTGATCACCGCAGCGCCCGAAATGCTCAAGGTCGCCCGAACGATCGAGCGCGTGGCAAACACCGGCGTTTCGGTCATGCTGCTTGGAGCGAGCGGCACGGGCAAGGAGCTTCTGGCGCGCGGCCTGCACGAAGCGAGCGACCGGGCGGAGGGGCGGTTCGTCGCGATCAATTGTGCCGCGATACCGGAAACCCTGCTGGAAGCGGAGCTGTTCGGTCACGAGAAAGGGGCCTTTACCGGAGCGGTCAAGGCCACCGAAGGCAAGATCGAGCAGGCCCATGGCGGGACGCTCTTTCTCGACGAGGTAGGCGACATTCCGCTGGCCTTGCAGGTCAAGCTGCTGCGGTTCCTGCAGGAACGCCAGATCGAACGGATCGGCGGCCGCAAGACCATCGATGTCGACACGCGGATCGTATGCGCCACGCACCAGGACCTTGAAGCGATGATCGGCGAAGGCCGCTTTCGAGAGGATCTGTTCTATCGCCTGGCCGAGATCGTGGTGAAAATCCCCGCATTGGCCGAACGCACGGGGGACGCGGCACTGCTGGCGCGAGCGTTCGTCAAGCGATTCGCGGCCGAAATGAACCCCTCGATCAGAGGGTTCGCACCCGATGCGATCGCGGCGATCGACAGTTGGCACTGGCCCGGCAATGTGCGCGAACTGGAAAACCGCGTGAAGCGCGCCGTGATCATGGCCGACAGCAAGCTGATCGGTGCGGCCGATCTCGATCTGGAAGATGCGCTGGAAGAGGGCGAACGATCGCTCAACCTCAAGAGCGCCCGTGAACGCTCCGACCGGCGGGTTATCCGCCATGCGCTGGCGCGAAGCGACGGGAATATTTCGCACGCCGCCAAGCTGCTCGGGATCAGCCGGCCGACGCTCTACGATCTTCTCAAGCACCACGATCTGCAAAACTGA
- the panB gene encoding 3-methyl-2-oxobutanoate hydroxymethyltransferase encodes MSTTFQLDTATSRATPTPQPMRRLTVPKIRERKKDGVTEQPLVMLTAYTARQAQLLDEHCDLLLVGDSLAQVIYGLPSTIPVTLDMMANHGAAVVRGSYHSVVIVDMPFGSYESSPQQAFESASHLLKVSGAAGVKLEGGAAMAETVAFLTQRGIPVMGHVGLTPQAVNVLGGYAARGRSDAEAEKIVGDAKALDEAGAFAIVVEGVVEPIAIEVTQAVACPTIGIGASAQCDGQVLVSEDMLGMFERVPRFVKRYEEMAEIISRAAATYAAEVRERAFPDEAQTYQPK; translated from the coding sequence ATGTCTACCACCTTCCAGCTCGACACGGCTACCAGCCGCGCAACCCCCACGCCCCAGCCGATGCGGCGGTTGACGGTCCCCAAGATTCGGGAGCGCAAGAAGGACGGCGTTACCGAACAACCGCTGGTGATGCTGACTGCCTATACCGCCCGACAGGCGCAGTTGCTGGACGAGCATTGCGACCTTCTGCTGGTCGGCGACTCGCTGGCGCAGGTCATCTACGGCCTGCCTTCGACGATTCCCGTCACGCTGGACATGATGGCGAACCATGGGGCCGCGGTGGTCCGCGGGAGCTACCATTCGGTCGTGATCGTGGATATGCCGTTCGGCAGCTACGAGAGCTCGCCGCAGCAGGCGTTCGAAAGCGCTTCGCACCTGCTCAAGGTCAGCGGGGCGGCGGGCGTCAAGCTGGAAGGGGGCGCCGCTATGGCCGAGACGGTCGCGTTCCTGACGCAGCGCGGCATCCCCGTGATGGGACACGTCGGGCTGACGCCGCAGGCGGTCAACGTGCTTGGCGGATATGCCGCCCGCGGCCGCAGCGATGCCGAAGCCGAAAAGATCGTCGGAGATGCGAAAGCGCTGGACGAGGCGGGCGCTTTCGCGATCGTGGTGGAGGGGGTGGTCGAGCCGATCGCGATCGAAGTCACGCAGGCTGTCGCCTGCCCCACCATCGGGATCGGCGCGTCGGCGCAGTGCGACGGCCAGGTCCTGGTGAGCGAGGACATGCTGGGCATGTTCGAACGCGTGCCCCGTTTCGTCAAACGATACGAGGAAATGGCGGAAATCATCTCGCGCGCCGCGGCGACGTATGCCGCCGAAGTTCGCGAGCGCGCCTTTCCCGACGAGGCGCAGACCTACCAACCGAAATAG